Proteins co-encoded in one Acipenser ruthenus chromosome 3, fAciRut3.2 maternal haplotype, whole genome shotgun sequence genomic window:
- the LOC117435601 gene encoding zinc finger protein 385D-like isoform X4, which produces MDPVQKAVINHTFGVPPKRKHIIPCNICQLRFNSESQASAHYKGTKHAKKLKAREAPKKKQKAAATKDSAKTTFTIITTNTINTNTDRTDSTTGIPLLRLSTATAAEPAAALTNCSVQTSTETTLGANQKEVATTGSNSCLPMETEDEKAKRLLYCSLCKVAVNSASQLEAHNSGTKHITMLEARSGSGTIKAFPRPAIKGKVASTTKAITGLQNKTFHCEVCNVHVNSETQLKQHISSRRHKDRAAGKPPKPKYSPYNKAQRGTTAHAVKLTLRKEPGKTLTPRILPNHITAAAMTAAASAVGSPFALRSTPAGALFQAQALSPALLRPAPGPIRTPHTPVLFAPY; this is translated from the exons ATGGACCCTGTTCAGAAGGCAGTAATAAATCACACATTTGGAGTCCctccaaaaagaaaacacatcatTCCATGCAACATCTGCCAGTTAAGATTTAATTCAGAG AGCCAGGCATCGGCCCACTACAAAGGCACTAAACATGCCAAGAAGCTCAAAGCACGGGAAGCCCCGAAAAAAAAGCAGAAAGctgctgctaccaaggacagcgCAAAGACCACCTTCACCATCATCACTACCAATACCATCAATACCAACACTGACAGAACAg ACAGCACAACGGGAATACCATTATTACGATTATCAACAGCAACTGCAGCAGAACCAGCAGCAGCCCTGACAAACTGTAGTGTGCAGACAAGTACAGAGACAACCTTGGGGGCCAACCAGAAAGAGGTGGCAACAACTGGCAGCAATTCCTGCCTTCCAATGGAGACAGAGGACGAAAAAGCCAAAAGACTGCTCTATTGCTCTCTATGTAAGGTAGCTGTCAACTCTGCCTCACAGCTGGAAGCACACAATAGCG GTACAAAGCACATAACTATGTTAGAAGCCAGAAGTGGCAGTGGAACTATTAAAGCTTTCCCAAGGCCTGCCATAAAAGGCAAAGTTGCTTCCACGACCAAGGCAATTACTGGACTacagaacaaaacatttcacTGTGAAGTCTGTAATGTTCACGTCAACTCAGAAACACAGCTGAAACAG CACATTAGCAGTAGACGGCATAAAGACCGTGCTGCTGGAAAACCACCAAAACCCAAATATAGCCCTTATAACAAAGCCCAAAGAGGAACAACTGCACATGCG gTAAAACTCACATTAAGAAAGGAACCTGGAAAGACACTGACCCCCAGAATTTTACCAAATCACATTACAGCCGCAGCGAtgacagcagcagcatcagctgTCGGCTCCCCCTTCGCATTGCGCTCAACCCCAGCAGGTGCTCTCTTCCAAGCTCAAGCCCTTTCTCCAGCGTTATTACGACCTGCACCAGGACCCATACGAACACCTCACACACCTGTGCTGTTTGCGCCATACTGA